The Megalobrama amblycephala isolate DHTTF-2021 linkage group LG20, ASM1881202v1, whole genome shotgun sequence genome includes a window with the following:
- the LOC125255368 gene encoding kelch repeat and BTB domain-containing protein 13 yields the protein MVRVQSNLGTDRQDIGVMGPPCNLSQSRHRNEEGQGEESTGALRVRVEESVFTIDRAILGQNCEYFRALFRSGMKDSQLNEFHLQGGLKARGFLIAMAVSRGECPAIRDPEEIVEAAECAAFLQVDVLVQHLIDLLDTDNCILLYHTAAVYGLWRLFQSAAVFIRDAYTDLQDVIEALPEELICYVESLSPTSFVALTTHSPSMKMLEDCYRTVFYLDEEPGTWKHLTDLPTDASTSMAGVAVEGNRLYIVGGVRGVSKQTVDLSFCYDTETNTWSVFDGPQQSRYNFTLVGHDGHLYAIGGEFNQKIMSSVEACDVSTGAWKFCKNAPRSVAAPASAVARRRIFVCFWKSPDTTDIYEYAPKNDEWTLVTTMVKPQSYGHCMVAHGDNLYVMRNGPCDDFLRCLMDCYNITTGQWTAMPGHYVNSRGALFTAMVRGNSAFTVNRSLTLEYVICGDKWKPRRQMTGFPKSGSLWTCLLRLPKNADTQQERDAEEALEMNANVECVEDLVEANHPLL from the coding sequence ATGGTTCGTGTACAGAGTAATCTGGGTACGGACAGGCAGGATATTGGTGTTATGGGGCCTCCTTGCAATTTGAGTCAGAGCAGGCACAGAAATGAGGAAGGACAAGGAGAAGAGTCTACAGGAGCTCTGAGAGTACGGGTAGAAGAGAGCGTTTTCACCATAGACAGAGCCATCCTGGGGCAAAACTGTGAGTATTTCCGTGCTCTCTTCCGCTCTGGGATGAAGGACAGCCAGCTGAACGAGTTCCACCTGCAGGGAGGCCTGAAAGCGAGGGGTTTCCTCATTGCCATGGCGGTTTCCAGAGGTGAGTGCCCTGCTATACGAGACCCAGAGGAGATTGTGGAGGCCGCAGAGTGTGCAGCTTTCCTCCAAGTGGATGTTCTAGTCCAGCACTTGATAGACCTTCTTGATACCGACAACTGCATTCTTTTGTACCACACGGCAGCGGTGTACGGCTTGTGGAGGTTGTTTCAGAGCGCTGCCGTGTTCATTCGCGATGCTTACACCGACCTGCAAGACGTTATCGAGGCACTCCCAGAGGAGCTGATCTGCTACGTGGAGTCTCTTTCACCAACATCGTTTGTCGCTCTAACGACTCATTCTCCATCCATGAAGATGCTGGAGGACTGCTACAGGACGGTGTTTTACCTCGATGAGGAACCGGGTACTTGGAAACACCTGACTGATCTGCCAACAGATGCCAGCACCTCCATGGCCGGGGTGGCTGTCGAGGGGAACCGGTTGTATATCGTTGGAGGAGTACGGGGAGTTAGTAAACAAACTGTGGACTTAAGCTTCTGTTATGACACAGAAACCAACACTTGGAGTGTGTTTGATGGTCCTCAGCAGTCCAGGTATAACTTTACCCTGGTGGGTCATGACGGACACTTGTATGCCATCGGAGGTGAATTCAACCAAAAGATTATGTCCTCAGTAGAAGCGTGTGATGTTTCCACAGGTGCGTGGAAATTTTGTAAGAATGCGCCCCGTTCTGTGGCTGCGCCGGCTAGCGCTGTTGCCAGGCGTAGGatatttgtgtgtttctggaaGTCTCCGGATACAACGGACATTTATGAATATGCACCTAAAAATGACGAATGGACACTGGTCACCACTATGGTCAAGCCTCAGAGTTACGGACACTGCATGGTGGCTCATGGCGACAACCTGTATGTTATGAGGAACGGCCCATGTGATGACTTCCTGCGCTGCCTCATGGACTGCTACAACATCACTACGGGTCAATGGACGGCCATGCCAGGACACTACGTCAATAGCAGGGGTGCCCTCTTCACGGCTATGGTGAGGGGGAACTCTGCGTTCACCGTCAACCGCAGTTTGACCCTGGAATATGTAATTTGTGGTGACAAGTGGAAGCCTCGCAGACAGATGACGGGTTTTCCAAAAAGTGGCTCGCTTTGGACCTGCTTACTCAGACTGCCCAAGAACGCAGATACACAGCAGGAACGTGATGCAGAGGAAGCACTGGAGATGAATGCCAATGTGGAATGTGTGGAAGATTTGGTAGAGGCTAATCATCCACTATTGTGA